Proteins encoded together in one Planctopirus ephydatiae window:
- a CDS encoding YceH family protein translates to MDTSHTEVFPLKSLSRKQRRVLGTLIEKGITTPEQYPLTLKATVTGCNQKNNREPISNYEEDAVYQVLDELREMGLVAFIQTETGRTERYRHYCRQKLAISEPQLAILTELLLRGRQQLGELRTRASRMCAIESQEELKTQLKGLLDRQWIRANGPLDRRGVEVDHNLYAPGENHEPLAQLADELPVPAMTNKVASVSPSVSGHGVSGHSASQPVPAAVATNSAFNRLEESHEEMKSRLSALEAQVSALKDALDDLRRQLGA, encoded by the coding sequence ATGGACACCTCCCACACAGAAGTTTTTCCCCTCAAGTCGCTTTCCAGGAAACAGCGACGAGTTCTCGGCACGCTGATCGAAAAGGGAATTACGACTCCAGAACAATATCCGCTGACCCTCAAGGCCACAGTCACTGGTTGCAATCAGAAGAACAATCGAGAGCCGATTTCCAACTACGAGGAAGACGCCGTTTATCAGGTTCTCGATGAACTTCGCGAGATGGGGCTGGTGGCTTTTATTCAGACCGAAACTGGTCGCACTGAGCGTTATCGGCACTATTGCCGCCAGAAGCTTGCCATCAGCGAGCCGCAACTGGCCATCCTGACGGAACTCCTGTTACGCGGACGCCAGCAACTGGGAGAATTGAGAACACGCGCCAGTCGCATGTGTGCGATTGAGTCTCAAGAAGAGTTGAAGACACAACTGAAAGGTCTGTTAGATCGCCAGTGGATTCGTGCCAATGGCCCGCTCGACCGACGTGGCGTGGAGGTCGATCATAATCTTTACGCACCGGGCGAAAATCACGAACCGCTCGCACAACTCGCCGATGAGCTGCCGGTACCAGCGATGACCAACAAGGTTGCGTCAGTCTCTCCGAGTGTCAGCGGCCACGGTGTCAGTGGCCACAGTGCTAGTCAGCCTGTGCCTGCTGCAGTGGCTACGAATTCGGCGTTCAATCGTCTGGAGGAGTCTCACGAAGAGATGAAAAGCCGCCTGAGTGCGCTGGAAGCACAGGTGTCGGCACTGAAGGACGCTCTTGACGATCTGCGGCGCCAATTGGGGGCCTGA
- a CDS encoding alkaline phosphatase family protein, translating into MVNLQEGLLPGLSQTFRVKLKTMQRLNHRSFGSRGIGFPLRGVFWSLLALSLASQLLPGQVTQVLADGPVVQAKTAPAPAKGQPSVVLITLDGLPATFLRDPAVSLPNLRRLAQQGVAAEGMVVANPSVTWPNHTTLITGVYPATHGVLFNGVLQRPGLGLPPKTEAKKDGRELVAVPTLFDFARQAGLATAGINWPCTRNIESVDDNMPDVPEFFKSSTPALISDLKQNQILTEELIKNFYKYSGTVRDDMWTAAATYIIRHRMPQFMTIHLLNVDGVHHKYGPRTPGGDAAVAYIDTCLGRILDAIESSGNAGNTTIIVTADHGFISIPQSIRPNVKLKQAGLLTTSGNRVDSARAYAIPEGGIAMVFLTVPESKASDRQKVVELFKDSEGILSILQPAEFAAYGLPDPADHPGMADLILVAKDGYGFSAVATGDETIVESDTTLGTHGFLSTNPKMNAILVMAGRGIRTGASFGTENNPGIVRNVDVAPTIAHLLKLKLPQTDGRVLTEVLTPQE; encoded by the coding sequence ATGGTGAATCTGCAGGAAGGCCTGCTTCCCGGTCTTTCCCAAACCTTCAGGGTAAAGCTCAAGACGATGCAGAGACTCAATCACAGATCTTTTGGATCGCGTGGGATTGGCTTCCCTTTAAGAGGCGTCTTCTGGAGTCTGCTGGCACTCTCTCTGGCTTCTCAGTTACTGCCGGGACAAGTGACTCAAGTGCTGGCTGATGGCCCGGTCGTTCAAGCGAAAACAGCACCTGCACCGGCCAAAGGTCAACCTTCGGTCGTCCTGATCACACTCGATGGGTTACCCGCCACATTTTTGCGAGACCCGGCAGTTTCGCTGCCGAATCTGAGAAGACTGGCTCAGCAAGGGGTGGCTGCCGAAGGCATGGTCGTGGCGAATCCTTCGGTTACCTGGCCCAATCATACAACCTTGATTACCGGCGTTTACCCCGCAACTCACGGCGTCCTCTTCAATGGTGTCCTGCAACGACCGGGCCTGGGTTTGCCACCCAAGACGGAAGCAAAAAAGGATGGCCGCGAACTTGTTGCTGTGCCGACATTATTCGATTTTGCCAGGCAAGCCGGGCTGGCGACTGCAGGGATTAACTGGCCTTGCACTCGAAACATCGAGTCGGTGGACGACAACATGCCCGATGTCCCTGAATTCTTCAAATCATCGACTCCAGCGCTGATCAGCGACCTCAAGCAGAATCAGATACTCACTGAAGAACTCATCAAGAATTTTTATAAATACAGTGGAACAGTCCGCGATGACATGTGGACGGCTGCTGCGACCTACATTATTCGCCACCGTATGCCGCAGTTCATGACGATTCATCTATTGAATGTGGATGGCGTCCATCACAAATATGGGCCGCGAACTCCCGGTGGTGATGCCGCTGTCGCATACATCGATACCTGCCTGGGCCGGATTCTGGATGCAATCGAATCTTCGGGAAATGCCGGGAATACGACGATCATCGTCACCGCTGACCATGGATTTATTTCGATTCCCCAATCGATCCGTCCGAACGTCAAATTGAAACAGGCAGGTCTGTTGACGACATCCGGAAACCGGGTGGATTCTGCCCGGGCCTACGCCATCCCTGAAGGGGGGATTGCCATGGTCTTCCTGACTGTTCCCGAATCAAAAGCTTCCGACAGGCAGAAAGTGGTCGAGCTGTTCAAAGACTCCGAAGGTATCTTGTCGATTCTGCAACCTGCGGAATTCGCGGCCTATGGCCTGCCAGATCCTGCCGATCATCCCGGCATGGCCGATTTGATTCTCGTTGCCAAAGATGGATATGGCTTCAGTGCTGTCGCCACAGGCGATGAAACGATTGTCGAAAGCGACACAACACTGGGAACGCACGGTTTTCTTTCGACCAATCCGAAAATGAACGCCATCCTCGTTATGGCTGGTCGCGGTATTCGGACCGGTGCCAGTTTTGGCACAGAAAATAACCCGGGGATTGTTCGAAATGTCGATGTTGCCCCCACCATTGCCCATCTGTTGAAACTCAAACTCCCGCAAACCGATGGACGTGTCTTGACGGAAGTACTCACTCCTCAAGAGTAA
- a CDS encoding bifunctional riboflavin kinase/FAD synthetase yields the protein MAANNLPRLPTELISFTPECRRGFVAIGNFDGVHRGHQAMMALLAQRARELGGRALAMTFDPHPWELLRPSGAPPSLMTLEHRIELLKRYGADEVLVCRTTHELLKLSASDFFQQIIIETLDASGLIEGPNFFFGREREGNITLLKQLCEKAGLSLDIVPPILVADQLVSSSVIRSLLGAGQMKEAVDLLGHPYQISGVVGTGMQRGRTIGFPTANLTQCPNLIPAHGVYSGRIRLDRSYPAAIHIGPNPTFGEQESKIEVHILDFTGDLYGQMLSVDLQARIRGVTKFADKEALLTQLHRDCQEARAHFANPSIHQG from the coding sequence TTGGCTGCAAACAACTTGCCACGATTGCCCACAGAACTGATCTCTTTCACTCCAGAATGCCGTCGCGGTTTTGTAGCGATTGGAAACTTCGATGGTGTTCATCGCGGGCACCAGGCCATGATGGCACTGCTTGCTCAGCGTGCGCGAGAGCTGGGGGGCAGGGCTTTAGCGATGACCTTTGATCCCCATCCGTGGGAACTTCTCAGACCGAGTGGTGCGCCTCCCAGCTTGATGACGCTGGAGCATCGTATCGAATTGCTCAAACGCTACGGCGCTGATGAAGTGCTGGTCTGCAGAACCACCCACGAACTGCTCAAGCTTTCTGCCAGCGACTTTTTTCAACAGATCATTATCGAAACGTTGGATGCTAGCGGCTTGATCGAGGGGCCCAATTTCTTTTTTGGAAGGGAACGCGAAGGGAATATCACGCTCCTGAAGCAATTGTGCGAGAAAGCCGGGCTTTCGCTGGATATAGTCCCGCCAATTCTTGTAGCGGATCAACTGGTCAGTTCCAGTGTGATTCGCTCATTGCTCGGTGCAGGCCAGATGAAAGAAGCTGTCGATCTGCTCGGGCATCCTTATCAGATCAGTGGTGTCGTGGGTACAGGGATGCAGCGCGGCCGGACAATTGGCTTCCCGACAGCGAATCTCACTCAATGCCCGAATCTGATTCCTGCTCATGGTGTTTATTCGGGCAGAATTCGCCTGGATCGAAGCTATCCGGCAGCAATTCACATTGGGCCCAACCCGACGTTCGGAGAGCAGGAATCGAAGATCGAAGTCCATATTCTCGACTTTACCGGCGATTTATATGGCCAGATGCTCTCCGTCGATCTGCAGGCCCGTATTCGCGGGGTGACGAAGTTCGCTGATAAAGAGGCGTTGCTGACACAGCTTCACCGCGATTGCCAGGAGGCACGCGCTCATTTTGCGAACCCTTCGATTCACCAGGGTTAA
- a CDS encoding diacylglycerol/lipid kinase family protein: MPIPTRKAVLWNAHAGSIAHARELEQLFRDNPEIGLYSTASGRTLDQLVEQAFADGFQCLIAAGGDGTASTVAGRVYAHQKSDPQFEFSFGILPLGSGNDFARTLNSPLESMAAWKAIERGGLIDCDLLQLEVDGQSRVALNMLTAGNTGKYLENLTEEIKARWGPLCYLRGVVDVVVNLQVYQGQIEVDGQKIAGESWLNLFVANGKYSGGGQEVAANATPFDGTLNLLAIADGPPTELVSLPASYFRGEVPEHPLIHTSRGKSVTITSQEPWPCTADGESFKASLIHIRIIERALKVIQPQSQ; this comes from the coding sequence ATGCCCATCCCGACTCGCAAAGCTGTGCTTTGGAATGCACATGCCGGATCTATCGCTCATGCCAGAGAGTTGGAACAGCTGTTTCGAGACAATCCGGAAATTGGACTCTATTCCACCGCCAGCGGCCGAACTCTGGATCAATTGGTCGAGCAGGCATTTGCTGATGGTTTTCAGTGCTTGATTGCTGCTGGAGGCGACGGAACTGCCAGTACGGTTGCCGGTCGGGTTTATGCTCATCAAAAGTCTGATCCGCAATTTGAATTCTCCTTTGGAATTCTCCCTCTCGGAAGTGGGAATGATTTTGCTCGCACATTGAATTCCCCACTCGAATCTATGGCCGCCTGGAAAGCCATTGAACGTGGTGGCCTTATCGATTGCGACCTGTTGCAACTTGAGGTGGATGGTCAATCGCGGGTGGCTCTTAACATGTTGACAGCAGGGAATACCGGAAAGTACCTCGAAAACCTGACTGAGGAGATCAAAGCCCGCTGGGGCCCGTTGTGTTACCTGCGAGGAGTTGTTGATGTCGTGGTCAACCTGCAGGTTTACCAGGGGCAGATTGAAGTTGATGGCCAGAAAATTGCAGGAGAATCGTGGCTCAATCTCTTCGTGGCCAATGGCAAATACTCTGGCGGTGGCCAGGAAGTCGCTGCGAATGCAACGCCTTTTGATGGAACATTAAATCTTCTGGCGATTGCCGATGGCCCACCCACAGAACTCGTTTCGCTCCCCGCCAGTTACTTCCGTGGAGAAGTTCCCGAACATCCGCTGATTCACACGAGCCGTGGAAAATCCGTTACGATTACCTCTCAGGAACCCTGGCCATGCACTGCTGATGGCGAAAGCTTCAAAGCCAGCTTGATTCACATTCGAATCATTGAACGAGCTTTGAAAGTTATCCAGCCGCAGTCCCAGTGA
- a CDS encoding sigma-54-dependent transcriptional regulator, producing the protein MILQVSLKTPTIESLKTVTPTVLVIDDDRTILLQISRALESLNVQVEGVMTAQAGLEAIRTLKPSVVLLDLVLPQISGMELFQRIKDLDRRLPVIFITADAASESAIGAISLGAYDYVAKPLHLAQLQQLVAKALETRRLMSVPVAVSVTDDEKASDHGDLFVGRSPRMLEVFKEIGRVAQQNVTVLVRGESGTGKELVARAIYQFGSRSTRPFMAVNCAALPDTLLESELFGHEKGAFTSADRRRIGKFEQCNGGTLFLDEVGDMSPLTQGKVLRLLQEQRFERVGSNDTIETNVRLVAATNRPLEQMVQDGRFRADLFYRLNVVTISLPPLRERVEDIPLLLKYSFSRARRELDKPDVEGLSPDALALLMAYPWPGNIRELQSVVRQCLLKCTGPVIVPDFLPVTILDYQAVPLGEATNRVFFPENTPASIYRDPASTAGVRPLSQRPEETSVAASAPIPHGILQTHSQASGMSDLPSSDIGQLIEARLQAGSTNLYAEALEMMEKYLLTRVLQASQANQSKAAEILGITRGKVRDRIAAFGINLDKNVSIDPPR; encoded by the coding sequence ATGATTCTCCAGGTTTCCTTGAAAACCCCGACCATAGAAAGTTTGAAAACAGTGACGCCAACTGTGCTGGTGATTGATGATGACCGTACGATTCTGTTGCAGATCTCTCGCGCGCTGGAATCGTTAAACGTTCAAGTTGAGGGGGTCATGACGGCGCAGGCTGGTCTCGAGGCCATTCGCACACTGAAACCCTCTGTCGTGCTATTGGATCTGGTACTCCCGCAAATTTCGGGAATGGAACTTTTCCAACGCATCAAAGATCTCGACCGGCGGTTACCGGTCATCTTCATCACGGCTGATGCCGCCAGCGAATCGGCGATTGGTGCTATCAGTCTGGGGGCTTATGACTACGTGGCCAAGCCTTTGCATCTGGCCCAGTTGCAGCAACTCGTTGCTAAAGCCCTGGAAACGCGGAGGCTGATGAGTGTCCCCGTAGCGGTCTCGGTGACTGACGATGAAAAAGCCAGCGATCATGGTGATCTTTTTGTTGGTCGCAGCCCGCGAATGCTCGAAGTCTTCAAAGAAATCGGCCGTGTCGCTCAACAGAATGTCACAGTCCTTGTGCGCGGAGAAAGTGGTACCGGGAAAGAACTCGTCGCCCGAGCCATCTATCAGTTTGGTAGCCGCTCGACGCGTCCGTTTATGGCAGTCAATTGTGCGGCTTTGCCAGATACGTTGCTGGAATCGGAACTGTTCGGGCATGAGAAAGGGGCCTTTACTAGTGCGGATCGTCGCCGCATTGGCAAGTTCGAACAGTGTAATGGCGGTACGTTGTTCCTCGACGAAGTGGGCGACATGTCCCCCTTAACGCAGGGCAAAGTTCTCCGCTTGCTGCAAGAGCAGCGGTTTGAACGAGTTGGCAGCAATGACACCATTGAAACGAATGTTCGCCTGGTCGCCGCCACCAATCGTCCCCTTGAGCAGATGGTGCAGGATGGCCGCTTTCGTGCGGATCTGTTCTACCGGTTGAATGTCGTCACGATCTCTTTGCCGCCACTCAGGGAACGTGTCGAGGATATTCCACTACTCCTCAAATACTCCTTTTCCCGTGCCAGGCGAGAGCTGGATAAGCCGGATGTGGAAGGACTCTCACCTGATGCACTGGCGCTGCTGATGGCCTACCCTTGGCCGGGAAACATCCGAGAACTGCAAAGTGTTGTGCGGCAATGTCTTCTCAAATGTACGGGGCCCGTGATCGTTCCCGATTTTCTGCCCGTAACGATTCTCGATTACCAGGCTGTTCCCCTTGGAGAAGCTACGAACCGAGTTTTCTTTCCAGAGAACACCCCTGCATCAATCTACCGAGATCCCGCTTCCACTGCCGGAGTGCGACCTCTTTCGCAACGTCCGGAGGAAACGTCTGTTGCGGCTTCTGCTCCAATACCTCATGGGATTCTCCAGACGCACTCCCAGGCTTCTGGAATGAGCGACCTGCCAAGTTCGGACATCGGCCAGTTGATTGAAGCAAGGCTCCAGGCCGGTTCGACCAATCTTTATGCCGAAGCTCTCGAAATGATGGAGAAGTATCTCCTCACCCGCGTTCTGCAGGCCAGCCAGGCCAATCAATCCAAAGCGGCCGAAATCCTGGGCATCACTCGCGGTAAAGTGCGTGATCGGATTGCCGCCTTCGGGATCAATCTCGACAAGAATGTCTCCATCGATCCTCCGCGTTGA
- a CDS encoding Hpt domain-containing protein has protein sequence MTDYRHEIDFKSMMERLGDFWDLAEELASMTMTDAPIVLGQLKTSLTQEDLESAHRHAHSLQGLVATVGCTRCEATASRIEKLIAAGDFETSRSLLPELTIQLDQSLQGLKQIIDDSQPAKRDR, from the coding sequence GTGACTGATTATCGCCACGAAATTGACTTCAAATCGATGATGGAACGCCTGGGAGATTTTTGGGATCTGGCAGAAGAACTCGCCTCGATGACAATGACGGATGCCCCGATTGTTCTCGGGCAACTGAAGACCTCGCTCACGCAGGAAGATCTCGAATCAGCCCACCGACATGCCCATAGCCTGCAAGGGCTGGTGGCTACGGTAGGCTGCACTCGCTGTGAAGCGACTGCCTCCAGGATCGAGAAACTGATTGCCGCCGGAGATTTTGAAACCTCCCGCTCTCTCCTGCCAGAACTCACAATTCAGCTCGATCAATCTCTGCAGGGATTGAAACAGATCATTGATGATAGTCAGCCGGCGAAACGAGATCGCTAA
- a CDS encoding ornithine cyclodeaminase family protein, producing MTAFFLSEGDVRFVADMPLALAATEQAFQELATGRAVNIPRSRAMIPGVILHSMSAASTGVKILGTKSYTTTKQGAQFLVTLWDAETGKPLCVMEADYLGQLRTGAASGLSCKLMSNPESRIVGCFGSGLQARTQLQAICMSRPIERIEVYSRNSEKCSQFADEVSQLCDVPTIPVHSPDDAASEKDILVCATTSKSPVFQGASLTPGTHLCVVGSNHLSRAEIDLETIRRSDWIACDDLAACQNEAGDFVAAIEAGCLEWQRVQELGRVLVGEQTGRAHEDDITLFKSVGLAIQDIILGTQVYIRAREEGLGQPLPF from the coding sequence GGGACGTTCGATTTGTAGCCGATATGCCTCTGGCATTGGCGGCGACAGAACAGGCGTTTCAGGAACTGGCGACGGGGCGCGCGGTGAATATTCCCCGCAGCCGGGCGATGATTCCCGGAGTGATTCTCCACAGTATGTCGGCGGCCTCGACCGGGGTGAAGATTCTGGGCACCAAGTCGTACACCACGACGAAGCAAGGTGCGCAGTTCCTCGTCACTTTGTGGGATGCCGAAACGGGAAAGCCTTTATGTGTCATGGAGGCGGATTATCTCGGTCAGCTACGCACCGGGGCTGCCTCAGGACTTTCCTGCAAGTTGATGTCCAATCCTGAATCCCGGATAGTCGGCTGCTTCGGCTCAGGGCTGCAGGCGCGAACCCAGTTGCAGGCGATCTGTATGAGCCGCCCCATCGAGCGGATTGAAGTCTACTCACGGAACAGTGAGAAGTGTTCGCAGTTTGCCGATGAAGTCTCACAGCTTTGCGATGTCCCGACGATTCCGGTACACAGCCCCGACGATGCCGCCAGTGAGAAGGACATTTTGGTGTGTGCCACCACGAGTAAAAGCCCGGTATTTCAAGGCGCTTCGTTAACACCCGGCACACACCTGTGTGTGGTGGGAAGTAATCATCTATCGCGAGCCGAGATCGATCTGGAAACAATACGCCGCAGTGACTGGATTGCCTGTGATGATCTGGCTGCCTGCCAGAACGAAGCGGGTGATTTTGTCGCAGCGATTGAGGCCGGCTGTCTGGAATGGCAGCGTGTGCAGGAACTGGGACGAGTGCTGGTGGGTGAACAGACAGGCCGGGCTCACGAAGACGATATCACGCTCTTCAAATCGGTGGGCTTGGCAATTCAGGATATCATCCTCGGCACACAGGTCTATATTCGCGCTAGAGAAGAAGGCCTCGGCCAACCACTGCCATTCTGA